From Huiozyma naganishii CBS 8797 chromosome 11, complete genome, a single genomic window includes:
- the REX4 gene encoding putative 3'-5' exonuclease (similar to Saccharomyces cerevisiae REX4 (YOL080C); ancestral locus Anc_3.125) produces MARQLSSNWELLSSELGGAQSAPKKQVHKKKKEVKRMPRKETKIMTMVYNMNKVIAKRELDKKEGKEFQFKSSVCLDAETNKKLDDIIEQDLNGKEHAKKTSDIGKYVAIDCEFVGVGLDGKDHALARISMTNYFGHVVLDKFVRPREKVTDWRTEISGITPSSLKEAITFKEAQKMCADLLKGRILVGHAVKHDLDALLLSHPKSMIRDTSRHLPFRHKYAGGKSPSLRKLTKEVLGTDIQGGEHSSVEDARATMLLYKSEKREFEKLHKKTFGSESR; encoded by the coding sequence ATGGCGAGACAATTATCGAGTAATTGGGAACTGCTTTCCTCAGAGCTTGGGGGCGCCCAAAGTGCGCCGAAGAAACAGGTgcacaagaaaaagaaggaagtTAAACGGATGCCTCGCAAAGAGACCAAAATCATGACCATGGTCTATAACATGAACAAAGTGATTGCCAAGCGTGAGTTGGACAAGAAAGAGGGTAAAGAGTTTCAGTTCAAGAGCAGTGTCTGTCTGGACGCTGAgacgaacaagaaattggaCGATATTATCGAACAGGATTTGAACGGGAAAGAGCACGCGAAGAAAACGTCAGATATTGGGAAATATGTCGCTATAGATTGTGAATTTGTTGGGGTTGGTTTAGATGGGAAGGATCATGCACTTGCCAGAATTTCCATGACCAATTATTTTGGACACGTCGTCTTGGATAAGTTTGTCAGGCCCAGAGAGAAGGTTACCGATTGGAGAACAGAGATCAGCGGTATCACGCcgtcttctttgaaagaagccatcactttcaaagaagcacAGAAGATGTGTGCTGATCTCTTGAAGGGGAGAATATTGGTTGGACACGCAGTTAAGCACGACTTGGATGCTTTGCTTCTATCCCATCCCAAATCAATGATCCGCGACACCTCGAGGCATTTACCTTTTAGGCACAAATATGCTGGTGGTAAATCACCAAGTCTGCGGAAGTTAACCAAGGAGGTTTTGGGCACAGATATTCAAGGAGGTGAACATTCCTCTGTGGAAGACGCAAGAGCCACCATGCTGTTGTACAAGTCCGAGAAGCGTGAATTCGAAAAACTACATAAAAAGACTTTTGGTTCGGAATCTAGGTGA
- the IRA2 gene encoding Ras GTPase activating protein IRA2 (similar to Saccharomyces cerevisiae IRA1 (YBR140C) and IRA2 (YOL081W); ancestral locus Anc_3.124), translating into MTDALLKYIYVDRLYQLLPVESVFKTYDQVEADSYFISCRSIILNVAVSRDLNVVAKHTLDLTDSILEGNDIISPEVTVDAIQSVLVLVRLLNNSMQYYWEYIENFVDEEEDSAGYEIYTDSQIGIPRPVRKIVVGKCPQVLESSVATRLIETCFSLTFHTRTLQIVANLCNHLHNLGNSGYVNYFSILPKYQHYLKENNNPFYTKLMDSTVNNLLRFIAASNPNEYFNFIRNKIQIPLVQQTDDMQVMGYLMLFSNLYMKKSIVLKTLELIKLVLHSLKKQAFQHLLLFFSSKSYIFWIMSRPENYAAFYESLKDFNSKNGKRNYPISSFISGFFDDIYSHYNISGILSSNQNSTSSSNAKTDSMSIESMPVGSSSPFPAQNFQSTKNPSSTTLSNLETRRPIYRANSGTSSSRLYDLLHSSPVSAGSMQQGHISAGNSSSNLSSMTLSSSSISTSQTNFAFDGRSSSMSKDESRASSSDFENLSARSPVQNANDMLKHANESAEPGILQIRMDSSSSQNNAIPVDATKAQGLFIKTKGLDNARLRRKRSSGTSHLEGILSLFSQFNDAETLTHTAPLRFLIILMMFDTELFSVLIPHHFKNLISAERATDQDHNISTERKSSGSTETLSSHPSPVSPNTAEKDKDKGIQLRHFTQGFKKLSLLQPSKKKSVKVISLIIKNLNGSLATCETALLDSMRSCIMLLSLAAPVCLVNNSAPSVIFSKRLIPLLGVNLDIGEKWDSSISCNAALRACLTKHKDHYSQFRIEYFTAALQFELVGFISKLNLQKLNPKTDLENLKLYTESLRIFFYLPGSERMREQIATETSVFLKNILSSVSDIVLEEFPNIGEKISDIVDAIMNGSIVDQFGSRKTFNSGTPSVSSSLRSESPFDDLVSTSSSLKRGYSTDEAVSDWSPQTGFQPTSPIDSPLPYVPSPMSRSRSSDTSNKGPLESSHLATPRASSSTGRNKLFVLNPTDGDENVSSSVSSQRMTVTTSTPSRNIKSFARTPIRANRDSDDNTQKNLKVKLASNLENKLSLVTAEDVQNAKIIMISIFNIFENLLNLFFLPHESNSDLLWISEEFKNIIKPIFIGIVGSDEEIRNSSQAFMDVLMEYIKEFSMDTSAITVNGYILICSYTVCLFSVGLFNLDIDNAKRLTLMNIVDNYLQLRSYLIMVSTDTENAAAVAEADKSTFGPLIVTIGRAAVISLCCTDSKIQNVLKNIYRHAMTIINFYLEHVTEVDIRWMVNIKFIEAMGEDANLRDTSGSLAFQRRVRRLLLKNIKGCDSVVLDCTCEMFKKWKYYDKMDLKLSQEEWTDFRSIAGILAPISGVMLFGYGANEEFENATYKEYLWQLRRDIDYFIYKQCQWLNNSDLIVRENARDLLSVELHPLSFKVLFEHLRSRIDELSSFDLSLPKNDLTYILLEQIIITLRTILRRDDDTSAMVLFSVDIIEIIEQLVILVEDLPHDIPKYFKAVIQMSKMFRALEHSEMNLALKNHFTLKNNWLRVVIRWFKLAITKEYDLENIAKPHREMNLLRRDLDFLYSDTAIESSKALAYLTVDLPLEIVAASSEEEAKRSKYVEFGHDFNILLKGLEKSMKYDTYPVSLRHKMSILNENIILSLTNLSNANIDASLQFIVPMGYSDNTNIRIAFLKVFTNILSSFQVRKDKIESEKLKAMDDLLQFGIRNPQLTYVIASICPANDLDAYATVLVNGLETRNAAHIIVAQLVVDEIRNVSRPTDILRRNSCATRALSMLSKYKGAEYLINTLRPVLQELLNNHDFFEIEKVTPSDPNCKTQVELFKKYMRKLIDAICSSISYFPPEFFYICQQIYTEVKKKFPNYTYIAAGSFVFLRFICPALVNPESENIVEIKSAGENRPFLTLAKIIQQIANGSDNLIKWPSLVSEEQFLTECSCKIFDFLKEVCRPDRNPAIVVRTDGPSKPFEFNFLHQFLVTQEIKIRKRLLSMVKSSDDFIFFKKTFLLLDDVFGRLGEPKMENTQGIPDFVRIHKDKYPRLFEYMNRLAFKMHQDVKNGNRIVAESLTTDNIPVIIFVIGKNATEELDFDTVIYRLLQVYVRIWTSKHYFVLDSTGFDGKVFDIKRVITVLNVVLPDIAISNCKGYYLLNTNQNMMQYWNSFFEHENVYVEAKTPIHFINTNSDYEMIEKLKLGGEGVSVLDDVRVSLNDLTMYDENKKRLTPVSLKLGNKYFQVLDETGKQMKINQLNKLVTVKINEVHEIYEVVSAEVSHYSGVHGEFTVTLNDGTRMIFCNPKYLEIVKMFHYAKAREETGFNDDETQPTMNTSTIAWDIPDSREQRELTTHLLLVMMVGMFHKEDTVKNLSYNLVAEAEKAFHLNFGTRFHTTPEVYVPTDITSFLFLIAQSLAAEHPLLTFSMWKHILNALVVGVVPRDYVPQTLYALSAWVPNLFEYVYLDDEEEGAENISNLFRILIKLTVSDPAFTSIYLREVWFPIGSDGRLTNFLVTEVINHALERDSENREWEKIVTLLSSFPTVEIASILVKRLKGVIESFLPSLQQEALTQSWAELKILVRVSIYVFFESPFITNMFLPELLYVISLLIDVGPTELRVSLHELLMNICSSLTIDDSLPLYKKERIDAITVLFSKQKMKYISGFSQHKGRLLQTFNASSFVSKFNTLEHLVTNMVALMDCATLNDSAQWKTKYRKLLTDVVFTKDSFLSSRATMILGILGKTFTSEHLCRNLLSETMKIAAAPKITEEVLFSVVAQCFTYSAIAEGLDPSSVLLKQLFWLSFTLIDTYHPAIYEGALLMLSKSLKKICEHNLEVNEGHKKVVTILLEARKFGLGLFEQLDEVHKIKWSEENFPSIMLSVVSSGFAVPSIRTVAIDCLKTALSYSYKEHTKFSIPTQYENYMFIMYVVSNAEEFDEILKEIEYDGEVVQISKYYRIPGKLLDWLSSDCESSNIALYQGSIIFTSSSSDEPSKLRYALVMRYLLFSNRICLFRFFARLEADIRRVLIKENIFEYIPILFDITGEIIKYDEYNHIDEYLEYTLQMMRDKGLQIVSELPASEMFATSGNVIGVSDPRQVYKRKRLVVLLLSRIIYL; encoded by the coding sequence ATGACGGATGCACTTTTGAAGTACATTTACGTCGATCGTCTTTACCAACTGCTCCCCGTTGAGTCTGTATTTAAGACGTACGATCAAGTCGAGGCCGACTCGTATTTTATATCCTGCAGGTCGATCATTCTGAACGTTGCCGTCTCGAGAGACCTCAACGTCGTTGCTAAGCATACTTTGGATCTGACAGACTCTATTTTGGAAGGGAATGACATTATATCGCCAGAGGTCACGGTAGACGCTATCCAATCCGTGCTTGTTCTGGTGCGATTGCTAAACAATTCTATGCAATACTACTGGGAGTACATCGAGAAttttgtcgatgaggaggaagataGCGCCGGCTACGAGATATACACGGACTCACAAATCGGGATTCCGAGGCCCGTAAGGAAAATTGTCGTTGGGAAATGCCCACAAGTGTTAGAGAGTTCGGTAGCGACGAGACTCATTGAAACCTGTTTCAGCCTCACTTTCCACACAAGGACACTACAGATTGTGGCAAACTTATGCAATCATCTACACAATTTGGGCAACTCAGGTTATGTCAATTACTTTTCTATCCTACCAAAGTATCAACATtacttgaaggaaaatAATAACCCATTCTACACGAAATTGATGGATTCAACAGTCAACAATCTACTCCGCTTTATCGCTGCATCAAACCCGAATGAGTATTTCAACTTTATAAGGAACAAGATCCAAATCCCACTGGTTCAGCAGACAGATGATATGCAAGTGATGGGGTACCTTATGTTGTTCAGTAACCTGTACATGAAGAAATCCATAGTACTGAAGACGCTAGAACTGATCAAGTTAGTGTTACActccttgaagaaacaggcgTTCCAGcatttgttgttgtttttttcatcaaaatcgTACATCTTTTGGATTATGTCTAGACCAGAAAATTACGCAGCTTTCTACGAAAGTTTAAAGGATTTTAACTCGAAAAATGGTAAGAGAAACTATCCGATTTCCTCCTTCATTTCAGGGTTCTTCGATGATATCTACTCGCATTACAACATATCAGGAATCCTGTCTAGTAACCAGAACTCCACCTCTTCATCGAATGCTAAGACCGATAGCATGTCTATAGAGAGTATGCCAGTAGGTTCAAGTTCCCCATTCCCTGCTCAGAACTTTCAATCAACCAAGAATCCAAGCAGCACTACATTATCCAATCTAGAAACCAGGCGTCCCATCTACAGGGCAAATTCAGGCACGTCATCTTCCAGATTGTACGATCTATTGCATTCATCTCCAGTATCCGCTGGCAGCATGCAACAAGGTCACATTTCTGCAGGGAATAGCTCGAGTAATTTATCGAGCATGACACTAAGTTCCTCATCGATATCTACATCGCAAACTAACTTCGCTTTCGATGGTCGTAGTAGCAGTATGAGTAAAGACGAATCAAGAGCTTCATCTtctgattttgaaaatcttTCGGCTAGATCTCCAGTCCAAAACGCAAATGACATGCTGAAACATGCCAACGAATCAGCAGAACCAGGGATCTTACAAATCAGAATGGATTCATCAAGTAGTCAAAATAATGCCATCCCAGTAGACGCTACAAAGGCTCAAGGATTGTTtataaaaacaaaaggacTGGACAATGCCCGGTTGAGAAGGAAGAGGTCGTCAGGAACGTCTCATTTAGAGGGGATTTTGTCTCTTTTCAGCCAGTTTAATGATGCAGAAACTCTGACCCACACGGCACCCTTGAGGTTTCTAATAATTCTGATGATGTTCGACACTGAACTGTTCAGCGTACTGATTCCTCAtcatttcaaaaatttaATTAGTGCAGAAAGGGCGACTGACCAAGATCATAATATCTCAACGGAAAGGAAATCATCAGGCTCAACTGAAACTTTGTCTTCGCACCCGTCCCCAGTGTCCCCGAATACAGCGGAAAAGGACAAGGATAAGGGCATACAACTGAGACATTTCACACAAGGTTTTAAAAAATTGTCTTTGCTCCAGccttccaaaaaaaaatctgtTAAAGTAATCAGTCTGATAATTAAAAACCTGAATGGGTCGCTAGCCACTTGTGAAACAGCACTCCTGGATTCAATGCGGTCTTGCATCATGCTTCTTTCGCTAGCTGCTCCTGTATGCCTAGTCAATAATTCTGCACCATCTGTCATATTCTCTAAGAGGTTAATTCCTCTACTGGGTGTCAATCTCGACATTGGGGAAAAATGGGATAGCTCAATTTCGTGCAATGCAGCTTTACGTGCCTGCTTAACCAAGCACAAGGACCACTATAGCCAATTCAGGATAGAGTATTTCACCGCTgctcttcaatttgaactAGTCGGTTTCATATCAAAACTCAATCTGCAGAAATTGAATCCAAAGACcgatttggaaaacctGAAATTATACACGGAAAGTttgagaatatttttttatctgCCTGGGAGTGAAAGAATGCGGGAGCAGATTGCAACAGAAACCTCGGTGTTTCTCAAAAATATTCTGTCGTCTGTCTCAGACATCGTATTAGAAGAATTCCCTAATATCGGagaaaaaatatcagaTATTGTCGACGCAATTATGAATGGTAGCATTGTAGATCAGTTTGGTAGTCGGAAAACCTTCAACAGTGGAACACCATCGGTGTCATCATCCTTAAGATCTGAATCTCCCTTCGATGACCTGGTCTCGACCTCTTCATCGCTGAAACGAGGGTATTCAACTGATGAGGCCGTTTCAGACTGGTCACCTCAGACTGGGTTCCAACCAACTTCTCCTATAGACTCCCCTCTTCCGTATGTGCCGTCGCCGATGTCCAGATCAAGATCCAGCGATACATCTAATAAAGGACCTTTAGAGAGCAGTCATTTGGCAACCCCAAGGGCGAGTTCTTCTACCGGAAGGAACAAactttttgttttgaaccCAACGGATGGTGACGAAAACGTTTCATCTTCAGTCTCATCGCAACGAATGACAGTGACGACTTCTACGCCTTCACGGAATATAAAATCATTTGCGAGAACCCCAATTAGGGCCAATAGAGATAGTGATGACAACACACAGAAGAATCTTAAGGTCAAACTTGCGTCTAATCTGGAGAACAAACTAAGTTTGGTCACTGCGGAAGATGTACAGAACGCCAAAATAATTATGATAAgcattttcaatatttttgaaaacctGTTAaatctcttctttttaccACACGAGTCTAATTCTGATCTGCTGTGGATATCCGAagagttcaaaaacatcatcaaacCAATATTTATCGGTATCGTTGGATCCGACGAGGAGATTCGCAACTCCTCCCAAGCATTTATGGATGTTCTAATGGAATACATCAAAGAATTTAGCATGGACACATCAGCCATCACAGTCAATGGTTATATTCTTATTTGCAGTTACACTGTATGCCTATTCTCAGTGGGACTATTCAACCTAGATATTGATAATGCAAAGCGGTTGACCTTGATGAATATAGTGGATAACTATTTGCAATTAAGGTCATATTTGATTATGGTTTCTACAGACACTGAaaatgctgctgctgttgcagaagCTGATAAAAGCACATTTGGTCCACTTATCGTCACAATAGGTAGAGCCGCTGTTATTTCCCTTTGTTGTACCGACTCgaaaattcaaaatgttttgaagaatatttATAGACATGCCATGACCATTATTAACTTTTATTTGGAACATGTTACCGAAGTTGATATCAGGTGGATGGTAAACATCAAATTTATAGAGGCTATGGGCGAGGATGCCAATTTGCGCGACACATCAGGCTCATTGGCATTTCAACGCCGTGTAAGAAGGCTTCTTCTGAAAAACATTAAAGGGTGTGATTCCGTCGTTCTGGATTGTACCTGCGAaatgttcaagaaatggaaataTTATGATAAAATGGACCTAAAGTTAAGCCAGGAAGAATGGACCGACTTTAGGAGTATCGCTGGGATTCTGGCTCCGATTTCAGGTGTGATGCTTTTTGGTTATGGTGCAAATGAGGAGTTTGAAAACGCAACGTACAAGGAGTATTTGTGGCAACTAAGAAGAGATATCGACTATTTTATCTATAAGCAATGTCAATGGTTGAATAATAGCGATCTAATCGTGAGAGAAAATGCTAGAGATTTGCTCAGTGTCGAATTGCACCCACTTTCATTCAAGGTGTTATTCGAACACTTGAGGAGCAGGATTGATGAACTTTCATCTTTTGACCTTTCCTTACCGAAAAACGATCTTACCTATATTTTACTGGAGCAGATAATCATTACGTTACGAACCATTCTAAGAAGAGACGACGATACTTCTGCAATGGTTCTGTTTTCTGTTGATATCATTGAAATTATTGAGCAATTGGTCATACTTGTGGAAGATCTGCCTCATGATATCCCCAAATACTTCAAGGCGGTTATTCAAATGTCAAAAATGTTTAGAGCATTAGAGCATTCTGAAATGAATCTGGCTTTGAAAAACCATTTCACTCTGAAGAATAACTGGCTTAGGGTGGTAATTAGATGGTTCAAGCTGGCAATCACAAAAGAGTACGATTTAGAAAATATTGCAAAACCACATCGTGAAATGAACTTGTTGAGACGCGACCTGGATTTCCTTTATTCGGATACGGCAATCGAGTCTTCGAAAGCTCTCGCTTATTTAACAGTAGACCTGCCTTTGGAAATTGTAGCAGCGTCTTCTGAAGAGGAGGCGAAAAGGTCCAAGTATGTGGAGTTTGGCCATGACTTCAATATACTGCTAAAGGGTTTGGAAAAAAGTATGAAATATGATACCTATCCAGTATCGTTAAGGCACAAAATGAGTATCCTGAACGAAAACATCATTCTATCATTGACCAATCTCTCTAACGCGAATATTGATGCGAGTTTACAATTTATTGTTCCGATGGGCTACTCTGATAACACTAACATTAGAATCGCTTTTCTGAAGGTGTTTACTAATATTCTATCCAGCTTTCAAGTACGCAAAGACAAAATTGAGAGTGAAAAACTGAAAGCTATGGATGATTTGCTACAATTTGGTATCAGGAATCCCCAACTAACCTACGTTATCGCTAGTATTTGTCCTGCAAATGACTTAGATGCGTATGCCACCGTGCTTGTAAATGGTCTGGAAACAAGAAATGCTGCGCATATCATTGTTGCACAGTTAGTAGTAGATGAGATCCGAAATGTGTCGAGACCAACTGACATTCTGAGAAGAAATAGTTGTGCTACAAGAGCATTGTCCATGTTGTCAAAATACAAAGGCGCTGAATATTTGATAAACACATTGCGCCCTGTTTTGCAAGAACTGTTGAATAACCacgatttttttgaaatcgaAAAGGTTACGCCTAGCGATCCTAATTGCAAAACACAAGTTgagctgttcaaaaaatacaTGAGAAAGTTGATTGATGCTATTTGCTCTTCCATTTCGTATTTTCCTCCCGAATTTTTCTACATTTGTCAACAGATATACACGGAAGTTAAGAAAAAATTCCCGAACTACACATATATTGCCGCTGGTTCTTTCGTGTTTCTGCGATTCATATGTCCTGCATTGGTAAATCCGGAGTCTGAAAATATTGTTGAAATTAAATCTGCGGGGGAGAATCGCCCATTTTTGACTCTAGCAAAAATAATTCAACAAATAGCTAACGGTTCTGACAATTTGATTAAATGGCCTTCATTAGTTTCTGAAGAGCAATTTTTGACGGAGTGTAGCTGCAAGATTTTtgacttcttgaaggaagTTTGTCGACCTGACAGAAACCCAGCAATAGTGGTGAGGACAGATGGTCCATCTAAACCTTTTGAGTTTAATTTCTTACATCAGTTCCTGGTGACAcaagaaataaaaattAGAAAACGTCTTTTGAGTATGGTGAAGTCTTCGGAtgattttattttctttaaGAAAACGTTCCTGCTGTTAGATGATGTGTTTGGACGGCTAGGGGAACCTAAGATGGAAAACACTCAAGGTATCCCAGATTTTGTTAGGATCCACAAGGATAAATATCCCAGATTGTTTGAATACATGAACCGCTTAGCATTCAAAATGCATCAAGATGTGAAAAACGGCAACAGAATTGTTGCTGAATCTTTGACTACTGATAATATCCCCGTCATAATTTTTGTTATAGGAAAGAATGCCACCGAGGAGTTGGATTTTGACACTGTCATATACAGACTCCTGCAAGTTTATGTAAGGATTTGGACGTCAAAACATTATTTTGTCCTGGATAGTACTGGATTTGATGGAAAGGTTTTTGACATCAAGAGGGTAATCACAGTTCTGAATGTTGTTCTACCGGACATTGCAATCAGCAACTGTAAGGGGTACTATCTGCTGAATACCAACCAAAACATGATGCAGTATTGGAACTCTTTTTTCGAACATGAGAATGTTTACGTTGAGGCCAAGACCCCGATTCACTTTATTAATACCAACTCTGACTATGAAATgattgaaaagttgaaacTGGGCGGTGAAGGTGTCTCTGTTTTAGACGATGTCAGAGTTTCGTTAAACGACCTAACAATGTATGATGAGAACAAAAAACGTTTGACGCCTGTATCACTAAAGCTCGGTAACAAGTACTTCCAAGTGTTGGATGAAACCGGAAAACAAATGAAAATTAACCAACTCAACAAACTAGTCACAGTGAAGATTAATGAAGTTCACGAAATATATGAGGTAGTATCGGCCGAAGTATCGCACTATTCAGGTGTCCATGGTGAATTTACCGTCACTTTGAATGACGGGACTAGAATGATTTTTTGCAACCCCAAATACTTGGAGATTGTAAAGATGTTTCACTATGCAAAGGCGAGAGAGGAAACTGGGTTCAATGATGATGAGACCCAGCCAACAATGAATACCTCTACCATTGCATGGGATATACCAGACTCAAGAGAGCAAAGAGAACTAACAACCCATTTATTATTAGTGATGATGGTTGGTATGTTTCACAAAGAAGATACCGTGAAGAACTTGTCTTATAATTTGGTAGCGGAAGCCGAAAAAGCATTCCATTTGAATTTTGGAACGCGCTTTCACACCACACCTGAAGTGTACGTGCCTACCGACATCACAtccttcttgtttctgATTGCTCAGAGTTTAGCTGCTGAACATCCATTGCTTACATTCTCTATGTGGAAACACATTCTAAATGCTCTAGTAGTTGGTGTAGTCCCAAGAGATTATGTTCCGCAGACACTGTATGCGTTGTCAGCATGGGTTCCGAATCTTTTTGAGTATGTTTATCtcgatgacgaagaagagggagcTGAAAACATTTCCAATCTTTTCCGTATATTGATAAAACTGACGGTCTCAGACCCAGCATTCACATCAATATACTTACGAGAGGTTTGGTTCCCTATTGGATCAGATGGTCGCTTGACCAACTTTTTAGTAACTGAGGTCATAAACCATGCACTTGAGCGGGATTCCGAAAACCGAGAATGGGAAAAGATCGTTACGCTGCTCTCCAGCTTTCCTACAGTTGAAATTGCATCAATTTTAGTAAAAAGACTGAAGGGCGTAATCGAGTCGTTCCTTCCTTCCTTACAACAAGAGGCGCTAACTCAGAGTTGGGCAGAATTGAAAATATTGGTAAGGGTTTCAATCTACGTGTTTTTCGAATCACCATTTATTACCAATATGTTCCTACCTGAATTACTGTATGTCATTTCCCTTTTGATTGACGTTGGACCTACAGAACTGCGAGTATCTCTCCATGAATTACTGATGAATATCTGTAGTTCGTTGACTATAGATGACTCGTTGCCTCTTTATAAGAAGGAAAGGATCGATGCCATAACTGTTCTATTTtccaaacaaaaaatgaagtACATTTCCGGATTTAGTCAACATAAAGGACGGCTACTACAAACTTTTAATGCGTCTTCTTTCGTGAGTAAGTTTAATACGTTAGAACATCTTGTTACGAATATGGTGGCCCTGATGGATTGTGCAACTTTGAATGATTCCGCCCAGTGGAAAACCAAATATAGGAAACTTTTGACGGACGTCGTATTTACGAAGGACTCCTTTTTGTCTTCTAGAGCTACTATGATACTGGGTATACTTGGCAAAACTTTCACGTCAGAACATCTGTGCAGAAACCTGTTGTCAGAAACAATGAAGATTGCAGCTGCGCCAAAAATAACGGAGGAGGTTTTATTCTCTGTAGTAGCCCAGTGTTTCACATACAGTGCTATTGCAGAAGGGCTAGATCCATCATCTGTATTATTAAAACAGCTATTTTGGTTATCCTTCACATTAATCGATACTTACCACCCTGCAATTTATGAAGGTGCACTTCTCATGctttcaaaatctttgaagaaaatatgtGAACACAACCTTGAAGTCAATGAAGGCCACAAAAAAGTTGTCACAATTCTATTGGAGGCTAGAAAGTTTGGATTGGGGttgtttgaacagttggaTGAAGTCCACAAAATTAAATGGTCAGAGGAAAACTTCCCATCGATTATGCTCAGTGTTGTTAGTAGCGGATTCGCTGTCCCTTCAATTAGAACAGTGGCTATTGATTGTTTGAAGACAGCCCTGTCTTATTCCTACAAAGAGCACACAAAATTCTCTATTCCTACTCAGTACGAAAACTACATGTTTATCATGTATGTTGTGAGTAACGCCGAAGAGTTTGATGAAATACTGAAAGAAATCGAATATGACGGTGAAGTGGTCCAAATATCGAAGTACTACCGGATTCCAGGCAAACTACTAGATTGGCTATCTTCCGATTGTGAAAGTTCTAATATAGCACTATACCAGGGGTCCATAATATTCACCAGTTCCTCATCAGACGAGCCTAGCAAACTGCGGTACGCACTTGTTATGAGGTACTTACTATTTTCCAACAGAATATGTTTGTTTAGGTTCTTTGCTCGACTTGAAGCGGACATTAGGAGAGTTTTGATTAAggagaatatttttgaataCATTCCAATATTGTTCGATATTACTGGTGAAATTATCAAATACGACGAGTATAACCACATTGATGAATACCTAGAGTACACCCTACAAATGATGAGAGATAAAGGGCTGCAAATTGTTAGTGAGTTGCCTGCATCTGAAATGTTCGCCACCTCAGGAAATGTCATTGGCGTTTCAGACCCTCGACAGGTttacaaaagaaagagacTGGTTgtgttgttgctgtccaGAATCATCTATTTATGA